The DNA segment CATAATTTCTGAGTCGACCTGATTCTTGGAGCAGCCCAGGTTGACGAAACCGATGGTTGTTGCAGATCGGTTGACGCGGGCGGTCTTCGTGGAATGCGCGCGTGTTGGAGTAATCAGAGGTTGTGACATGTCAGGCAGTCTACGGGAGGGTTAAAAAGACTGTCAATGCGCCCCTTGCGGAAGATCGAGCAATTCCCCTAGAGTGCGCATCATGATTCGCATGTTTCAAGGCATCAAGCCCACGGTTCCCAAGTCCTGTTTTATCGAAACGACAGCCGTTGTGATCGGTGACGTCGTCATGGGGGAAGAGTGCAGTGTGTGGTTCAACGCTGTAATACGAGGCGATGTAAACTATATCAGGATCGGTAAACGGACAAATGTGCAAGACCTCTGCATGCTACATGTGACTCATGATACTCATCCCTTGATCATCGGCAGTGACGTCACGATCGGTCACAATGTGGTACTGCACGGCTGTACGATTCAGGATCGTGTGCTAGTTGGAATGGGTGCCATCATCATGGACGGGGCCGTGATCGGCGAGGATTCGGTGGTGGGAGCCGGAGCTCTGGTTGTTGAAGGGACGGTTGTGCCGCCGAAGAGTCTCATCCTGGGATCACCTGCGAAGGTCAAGCGATCGGTCACCGAGAAGGAATTAGCCTGGATCAAGGAATCGGCGGGCAACTATGTGCGATATGCCAGGCAGTACATGGGCGATCCAGCGAAGAAGACCGGTTTTGAACTCTGATAGATCACGATCGTCGATTTTCTTACTTCTCCCCTTTTACCTCTTCCCAACCTTGATAAAACAGATCGGATCGCCGACGAGTGCCGTGGGATATCGTCTTCGTTCCACACGATACGGAACGTAGTGCCGGTGGCACCAGTCTGCAATCCACACCGCTTCTTCCGTTGACGTTGTCACCAGACCGGGGATTGTCAATTTCGGCAGACATCGATTGACGATCGTCTGCACAATCCGCCGTTCCTTCTGAAACTCAATAGGATTGAACGTCACCGGATCTGCTTGGCCATAGGACAGGGGAGAGAGATGC comes from the Nitrospira sp. genome and includes:
- a CDS encoding gamma carbonic anhydrase family protein, with amino-acid sequence MIRMFQGIKPTVPKSCFIETTAVVIGDVVMGEECSVWFNAVIRGDVNYIRIGKRTNVQDLCMLHVTHDTHPLIIGSDVTIGHNVVLHGCTIQDRVLVGMGAIIMDGAVIGEDSVVGAGALVVEGTVVPPKSLILGSPAKVKRSVTEKELAWIKESAGNYVRYARQYMGDPAKKTGFEL